A genome region from Armatimonadota bacterium includes the following:
- the acsC gene encoding acetyl-CoA decarbonylase/synthase complex subunit gamma — protein sequence MALTGLDIFKLLPKTNCGECGVPTCMAFAMKIAAKSAELAACPYASDEAKEKLGAASKPPIRSVKIGPADHEVVVGGEIVMFRHDKTFVNRTAIAVAFTDDQRPDDLAHRTAIVRDYCLERVGEQLTLDIVLIENVTGEVEPFVSAVKEVVGTTGRAAVLKRDKPDAIEAALKALDGQRPLIHAATVDNIEVMAKLALDYKAPLVARANSLDELAELTAKLANLGVQDIVLDLPSDNPAAAIQYNTIIRKSALKNTYEPMGYPVINFLNGRDMPNLVADASSLICKYASILVVDSLAYEALLPMMMLRQNIFTDPQKPIQVEPKIYPIGDAGEDSPVLVTTNFSLTYFIVSGEVENSGVPAHLAIVDAEGMSVLTAWAAGKFSGEKIAAFIKESGLADKIKSRKLVIPGYVSQISGELEENLPGWEISVGPQEASDLGPYMKMLVA from the coding sequence ATGGCGCTTACAGGTCTGGATATTTTCAAATTACTGCCGAAGACAAACTGCGGTGAGTGCGGCGTGCCCACCTGCATGGCTTTTGCCATGAAGATAGCGGCGAAGTCAGCCGAACTCGCCGCATGTCCGTATGCTTCCGATGAAGCCAAGGAAAAGCTGGGGGCAGCCAGCAAACCGCCTATACGGTCGGTGAAAATCGGTCCGGCAGACCATGAAGTTGTGGTCGGCGGCGAGATAGTGATGTTTCGGCATGATAAGACATTCGTGAACCGGACAGCTATAGCAGTCGCGTTTACGGATGATCAGCGGCCGGATGATCTGGCGCACCGGACGGCTATCGTACGCGATTACTGCCTGGAGAGAGTCGGCGAGCAGCTCACGCTCGATATTGTCCTGATCGAGAACGTGACAGGCGAGGTGGAACCGTTTGTCTCGGCAGTGAAAGAAGTGGTCGGCACTACAGGCCGCGCAGCCGTGCTTAAGAGGGACAAACCTGACGCTATAGAGGCGGCGCTAAAGGCTCTGGATGGTCAAAGGCCACTGATCCATGCCGCCACGGTTGATAACATTGAAGTGATGGCTAAGCTCGCTCTCGATTACAAAGCTCCGTTAGTTGCGCGCGCCAATTCTCTGGATGAGCTTGCAGAGCTTACGGCTAAACTGGCAAATCTCGGCGTGCAGGATATAGTGCTCGACCTGCCGTCCGATAACCCGGCCGCCGCGATTCAATACAACACGATAATACGTAAATCGGCATTGAAGAACACATATGAGCCTATGGGTTATCCGGTCATCAACTTCCTTAATGGCAGGGATATGCCGAATTTGGTGGCTGACGCATCCAGCCTGATCTGCAAATACGCTTCTATACTTGTAGTAGACAGCCTTGCCTATGAAGCTCTGCTGCCTATGATGATGCTGCGGCAGAATATCTTTACCGACCCGCAGAAGCCGATCCAGGTGGAGCCTAAGATCTACCCGATTGGCGATGCCGGTGAGGACTCGCCTGTGCTGGTTACCACAAACTTTTCTCTCACGTATTTCATAGTCTCCGGCGAAGTCGAAAACTCAGGCGTGCCCGCGCATCTGGCGATAGTCGACGCTGAGGGTATGAGCGTGCTCACCGCATGGGCTGCAGGCAAGTTCTCAGGCGAGAAGATTGCGGCGTTCATCAAAGAGTCGGGCTTAGCCGATAAGATCAAGAGCCGCAAACTGGTGATTCCGGGCTACGTTTCACAAATAAGCGGTGAACTGGAAGAAAACCTGCCCGGCTGGGAGATATCCGTCGGCCCGCAGGAGGCTTCCGACCTGGGGCCTTATATGAAGATGCTGGTTGCATAA
- a CDS encoding type ISP restriction/modification enzyme: protein MANALTPPKMAAMLTKIVHQAQDKDISQDIQYQVYSVLLDNLLQASAASTNNTRIAEQVNAVLNQVDFQQVFSQYMKESKDPAVYFFEEFTRACDRTASKKRGVHYSPPAVVSYMVRGVESILSGIFGMTMQDAVVIDPCCGMGTFLKYIEDNCDHGKLIGLELMPTPAKLASRILKKSEIRQINSLDETDLGVGNKMPVIIGNPPYSGHSSNAGKIDDLLSDYKNGLNERNYKWLQDDYVKFIRMAQQHIDSAGAGIVAFITNHSYIFNPTFRVMRESLMRTFDSIYVLDLNGNAKINAISSDENVFPIQMGVAISFMLKNAGCTHKHIYYAPLHGTRRQKLDTLANMSFTQTPWEDITPLKPFNLFIPVDNALQEAYCSYPSILDLFKKGSVGFVTSRDAFAVDKDKQALLDRIAALRDGNIAPEEIHNHYAVGDLDIEAARHILRNDANWESRIVEAVYRPFDRRWVYLSKAVMERPRLPFMENMLHDNIALAVGRAGRVTGSNEWDVVFCADCPADLNLFRRGGAMFFPKYIYTDGHKSSNLKSDPDGLFFYIYAILHSAQYRKRYADFLRSDYPRIPITRDSRVFDALVDLAKELIAVHLMPNKVFPGEMSQMTIGGYNIPLGSAVIRTNVIREKIDEVIIANPLW from the coding sequence ATGGCTAACGCATTAACTCCACCAAAAATGGCAGCAATGCTTACGAAGATTGTTCATCAGGCTCAAGATAAGGACATCAGCCAGGACATACAATACCAAGTCTACAGCGTTTTATTAGATAATCTGCTACAAGCATCCGCCGCATCGACTAATAACACCCGGATTGCCGAACAGGTCAATGCTGTCCTCAATCAAGTCGATTTCCAACAGGTTTTCTCTCAATATATGAAGGAGAGCAAGGACCCGGCAGTTTACTTCTTTGAGGAATTTACCAGGGCTTGCGACCGGACGGCATCAAAAAAACGAGGTGTGCACTATTCGCCTCCGGCAGTGGTCTCATACATGGTCCGTGGCGTTGAATCTATCTTGTCCGGCATATTCGGCATGACTATGCAGGATGCCGTAGTTATCGACCCCTGCTGCGGTATGGGGACTTTTCTCAAATACATCGAAGACAATTGCGACCACGGCAAGCTTATCGGTCTGGAACTTATGCCGACACCCGCAAAGCTTGCTTCGCGCATCTTGAAGAAGTCAGAGATCAGACAGATCAACAGCCTTGATGAGACAGATCTCGGGGTTGGAAACAAGATGCCCGTTATAATAGGAAACCCACCCTACTCCGGTCATTCGTCAAACGCAGGAAAGATAGATGACCTGCTCTCTGACTATAAAAATGGTCTCAATGAACGTAACTATAAATGGCTGCAGGACGATTACGTAAAGTTTATACGTATGGCTCAACAACATATAGATTCGGCTGGCGCGGGTATAGTCGCGTTCATTACAAACCACAGTTACATCTTCAATCCCACATTTCGAGTCATGCGCGAGAGCCTGATGCGCACATTCGACAGCATATACGTTCTGGACCTGAACGGTAATGCAAAGATAAATGCCATCAGCTCGGACGAGAATGTCTTCCCCATCCAGATGGGCGTAGCCATATCGTTTATGCTAAAAAATGCCGGTTGCACTCACAAACACATATATTACGCTCCATTGCACGGCACGCGCAGGCAAAAACTCGATACACTGGCAAATATGAGCTTCACCCAAACACCATGGGAAGACATCACACCACTAAAACCATTCAACCTGTTCATCCCGGTCGACAATGCCCTCCAGGAAGCATATTGCAGTTACCCATCGATCCTAGACCTGTTCAAAAAAGGCAGTGTAGGATTTGTCACTTCGCGCGACGCATTTGCTGTCGATAAAGACAAGCAAGCTCTGCTTGACCGCATTGCAGCCCTTAGAGACGGCAATATAGCGCCGGAGGAGATTCATAATCATTATGCCGTGGGTGACCTTGATATAGAAGCGGCAAGACACATTCTCCGGAATGATGCGAATTGGGAGAGCAGAATAGTAGAGGCTGTCTACAGGCCGTTCGACAGGCGATGGGTATATCTGTCAAAAGCGGTAATGGAGCGGCCAAGGCTGCCTTTTATGGAAAACATGCTTCACGACAATATCGCTCTGGCTGTCGGGCGTGCGGGTCGGGTTACCGGATCGAACGAGTGGGATGTAGTGTTCTGCGCAGACTGCCCCGCAGACCTCAATCTGTTTCGCAGGGGCGGAGCGATGTTTTTTCCGAAGTATATCTACACAGACGGGCACAAATCATCAAACCTCAAATCTGATCCAGACGGGCTATTCTTCTATATATACGCGATTTTGCACAGCGCGCAATACAGGAAGCGCTATGCAGACTTTCTCAGGTCGGACTACCCTCGCATCCCCATTACCCGTGATTCGCGTGTGTTTGATGCGCTTGTCGATCTGGCAAAGGAGCTTATCGCAGTCCATCTGATGCCTAATAAAGTATTCCCGGGAGAGATGTCGCAGATGACAATCGGAGGCTATAATATCCCATTGGGCAGCGCAGTTATCAGGACAAATGTGATCCGAGAGAAGATAGACGAAGTTATAATTGCCAACCCGTTGTGGTAG
- a CDS encoding DUF6259 domain-containing protein, which yields MSKRSFIAILFTLIFCLAAGVATAAVPIPNGQAISLNNGMINISFTTTGDRLVLSGLSDADTNWIVPPAKDTSLWSLSFSGPGGATVDAISDEATLTAVSSTQNSAAFTWTVPLAKRRASIIARVSVKKDDPLSYWSLEAHLPKGWKAIRAAYPVIRGIRLDTATKMAVPRCWGMEYDMKPGVKYFASYPSASCSMQFISFYGQGKGLYIGNHDPAANHKDLSVIASEDGIVYRCTNWPEIPKYSIGGYKVPFETAIGVYNGDYYQAAQFYRDFSFTTKWGKNSEISKRPIPQWLKDIDLWFQPENDPVDNVELCKKAQDYFGVNTALQWYKWHVIPFDALYPDFFPAKKNFVDGVKTLQGIGDRVVPYINGRIVDPQSRAWINKHLDTETVKDAQGKMHFEYTRNSKRSLAVECPYAPLWQDEMAEIVDKLVNDCGVDGVYIDQIGAGYPYQCFDPTHGHPVGGGHFWVDGYRQMLEKIRKEMPKGKVLTTEENIECFIDQFDGLLMINSPSVGQRLIPLYPSVYSGRTILFGIQYIIDKDVEHSLPFRVKVAREFIWGSQLGWFGIKIIMTPEAAVEAEFLRNLAQCRKYGHEFFVTGRFLGEFNASTDNLHVEMNKNAGIDVPSVMGSKWRAEDGTYGIALVNISNEDHAVEVDFPIKTGGSYKLKTFGKDGLISETDTDSLTQKLTVPAKEALILSLSNK from the coding sequence GTGTCGAAAAGATCTTTTATCGCAATACTGTTCACTCTGATTTTCTGCCTGGCGGCAGGTGTGGCTACAGCAGCGGTTCCGATACCGAATGGTCAGGCAATCAGCCTTAATAATGGTATGATCAACATATCATTTACAACGACCGGCGACCGGCTTGTCCTGAGTGGACTATCGGATGCGGATACAAACTGGATTGTGCCGCCCGCCAAAGATACCTCGCTTTGGAGCCTGAGCTTTTCAGGCCCTGGCGGCGCAACAGTTGATGCTATAAGCGACGAAGCGACGTTGACGGCAGTGAGCTCGACTCAAAATAGCGCGGCATTTACCTGGACTGTTCCGTTAGCTAAAAGAAGAGCATCGATCATAGCTAGAGTCAGCGTCAAAAAAGATGATCCGCTGTCATACTGGTCGCTCGAAGCGCATCTACCAAAGGGCTGGAAAGCCATACGCGCAGCATATCCCGTTATACGCGGAATACGGCTGGACACAGCGACAAAGATGGCCGTGCCCAGATGCTGGGGAATGGAATACGACATGAAGCCCGGCGTCAAATACTTTGCATCGTATCCATCCGCTTCATGCTCTATGCAGTTTATCTCATTCTATGGTCAGGGCAAGGGTTTGTATATCGGCAACCATGATCCGGCGGCAAATCACAAGGACCTCTCAGTGATCGCCTCTGAGGACGGTATCGTCTATAGATGCACAAACTGGCCTGAAATCCCAAAATATAGCATCGGCGGGTATAAGGTGCCGTTTGAGACAGCAATAGGCGTCTATAATGGTGACTACTACCAGGCGGCGCAGTTTTATCGCGACTTCTCGTTTACTACAAAGTGGGGCAAAAACAGCGAGATTTCAAAGCGCCCTATTCCTCAGTGGCTCAAAGATATTGATCTTTGGTTTCAGCCTGAGAATGACCCGGTGGATAATGTAGAGCTGTGCAAGAAAGCCCAGGATTACTTTGGGGTGAATACGGCTCTGCAGTGGTACAAATGGCATGTGATCCCCTTTGACGCGCTTTATCCCGACTTTTTCCCTGCAAAGAAAAACTTTGTAGACGGGGTGAAAACGCTTCAGGGTATCGGTGACAGGGTTGTGCCTTACATCAATGGCCGTATTGTTGACCCTCAATCGAGAGCCTGGATAAACAAGCATCTTGATACTGAGACTGTTAAAGACGCCCAAGGAAAGATGCACTTTGAGTATACCCGCAATTCCAAGAGATCGCTTGCAGTTGAGTGCCCGTATGCGCCTCTGTGGCAGGACGAAATGGCGGAGATTGTTGACAAACTGGTAAACGACTGCGGCGTTGACGGCGTATACATAGACCAGATCGGAGCCGGTTACCCTTATCAATGCTTTGACCCCACACATGGTCACCCTGTAGGCGGAGGGCATTTCTGGGTTGACGGCTATCGCCAGATGCTTGAGAAGATTAGAAAAGAAATGCCCAAAGGCAAGGTCTTGACCACAGAAGAGAATATCGAATGCTTTATCGATCAGTTTGACGGACTGCTGATGATCAACTCACCAAGTGTTGGGCAGAGGCTGATTCCTTTATACCCTTCGGTGTATTCCGGAAGGACCATCTTATTCGGTATTCAGTATATCATTGATAAAGACGTAGAGCACTCATTGCCCTTCCGCGTAAAGGTGGCAAGGGAGTTTATCTGGGGCTCGCAGCTCGGGTGGTTTGGTATAAAGATTATCATGACGCCGGAGGCAGCAGTTGAGGCGGAGTTTTTGCGGAACCTGGCTCAGTGCCGCAAATACGGTCATGAGTTCTTTGTGACAGGACGTTTTCTTGGCGAGTTCAACGCATCTACAGATAATCTGCATGTTGAGATGAATAAGAATGCCGGAATAGATGTGCCGTCCGTGATGGGGAGCAAATGGCGGGCCGAAGATGGGACATACGGCATCGCATTGGTGAACATTTCTAATGAAGATCATGCCGTGGAGGTCGACTTTCCGATAAAGACAGGCGGATCATATAAGCTCAAGACCTTCGGTAAGGACGGTCTGATATCAGAGACCGACACCGATTCGCTGACTCAGAAGTTGACAGTGCCCGCGAAGGAGGCTTTGATACTCTCACTGTCGAACAAATAA
- a CDS encoding class I SAM-dependent methyltransferase, which translates to MDKHNDQSFLLGSQYKDACALNARIQLHRFSVNKQGLLNWIFDHFDLPQECKILELGCGTGSLWKSNSHRISKGWAVTLTDFSKGILEQAKVNLANVPHHFEYDVVDAQDIPYANAEFDAVIADHMLYHVPDRVKALSEIKRVLEPGGKLYASTIGFGHMRELQAICDQVDPHIDLVLDGVQTEFGLENGVQQLREFFDNVGLFMYDDYLLVPEAKPVVDYIFSTSDSTPLMNEYGRDVFLNIVEQEISRNGSLKITKNSGMFVAS; encoded by the coding sequence ATGGACAAACACAATGATCAGAGCTTTCTGCTTGGCAGCCAGTATAAAGACGCTTGTGCACTGAATGCTCGCATTCAACTTCACCGGTTCAGCGTAAATAAACAGGGATTGCTAAACTGGATATTCGATCACTTTGATCTGCCGCAAGAGTGCAAAATACTGGAACTTGGATGTGGGACCGGCAGCCTGTGGAAATCAAATTCACACCGCATATCCAAGGGCTGGGCAGTCACGCTCACCGATTTCTCAAAAGGCATACTTGAGCAGGCAAAGGTAAACCTTGCAAATGTGCCGCATCATTTCGAGTATGATGTGGTAGACGCGCAGGATATCCCTTACGCTAATGCAGAGTTCGACGCAGTAATTGCTGATCACATGCTCTACCATGTCCCCGACCGGGTTAAGGCTCTCTCTGAGATCAAACGGGTGCTAGAGCCCGGCGGCAAACTCTATGCTTCCACTATAGGGTTTGGCCACATGCGCGAGCTGCAGGCAATATGCGATCAGGTTGATCCACACATCGATCTTGTACTTGATGGTGTTCAGACCGAGTTCGGTCTGGAAAACGGCGTGCAGCAGTTGCGTGAGTTTTTTGATAATGTAGGGCTTTTCATGTATGATGACTATCTCCTGGTTCCTGAGGCAAAACCGGTTGTGGACTATATATTCTCGACCAGCGACAGCACACCTCTGATGAATGAATACGGTCGCGATGTTTTTCTGAATATTGTTGAGCAAGAAATAAGCCGAAACGGATCGCTCAAAATCACAAAAAACAGCGGAATGTTTGTGGCATCGTAA
- the rbr gene encoding rubrerythrin: MSNLKGTKTEKNLMTAFAGESQARNRYTYFASQAKKDGYEQIAAIFEETANQEKEHAKRLFKTLEGGDVEITGAFPAGVIGSTLENLKAAAAGENHEWGSMYPDFAKEAREEGFDGIAKMFEAIAVAEKHHEERYNAFAANIETGKVFKRDTPMKWRCRNCGYVYEGTEAPKVCPACAHPQAYFELLTEN, translated from the coding sequence ATGTCGAATTTAAAAGGGACCAAAACAGAGAAGAACCTGATGACGGCATTTGCCGGTGAATCACAGGCGCGTAATCGTTACACTTACTTTGCCAGCCAGGCAAAGAAAGACGGCTACGAGCAGATTGCTGCCATATTCGAGGAGACTGCAAATCAGGAGAAAGAGCATGCAAAGCGCCTTTTCAAGACTCTTGAGGGCGGTGATGTTGAGATAACTGGTGCATTTCCCGCCGGAGTCATAGGTTCCACGCTCGAAAATCTTAAAGCTGCTGCCGCAGGCGAAAATCATGAATGGGGCTCGATGTATCCCGATTTTGCAAAAGAAGCAAGGGAAGAGGGTTTCGACGGTATCGCGAAAATGTTCGAGGCTATAGCTGTCGCCGAAAAGCATCACGAAGAGCGCTATAATGCTTTTGCCGCCAATATCGAGACAGGCAAAGTCTTCAAGCGAGATACCCCGATGAAGTGGCGCTGCAGAAACTGCGGCTATGTCTACGAAGGCACAGAGGCCCCCAAAGTGTGCCCAGCTTGCGCGCATCCTCAGGCTTATTTCGAACTACTGACAGAGAACTAA